A stretch of the Pseudomonas helvetica genome encodes the following:
- a CDS encoding DUF4879 domain-containing protein — protein sequence MSSIKNRMILAFGLSGAMLLGAHTALAASAPPLSEVKVLKVQSTSCGIEDIAPGQDKTKCDHAGPNIKIYVLEIGYGRLPNATLDGFEVNGVRAPVCAYGNGNLTECSGVASKIVGNLYTFDLAGKQEGTFTFSNTSINAPGNTMSTQLYIK from the coding sequence ATGTCTTCTATAAAGAACAGGATGATTCTGGCTTTTGGCTTGTCTGGTGCCATGCTGCTCGGTGCGCACACCGCACTGGCAGCGTCCGCACCACCGCTGAGCGAAGTCAAGGTGCTCAAGGTCCAGTCGACCTCCTGCGGCATTGAAGATATTGCGCCAGGGCAGGACAAGACGAAGTGCGATCACGCAGGCCCCAACATCAAGATCTACGTGCTGGAGATCGGCTACGGCCGCCTGCCGAATGCAACGCTGGACGGCTTTGAAGTCAATGGCGTGCGGGCGCCTGTCTGCGCCTATGGCAACGGCAATCTGACGGAATGCTCCGGGGTGGCCAGCAAAATCGTCGGCAACCTCTACACCTTTGATCTGGCGGGTAAGCAGGAAGGCACTTTCACCTTCAGCAATACCTCGATCAATGCACCGGGCAATACGATGTCGACGCAGCTGTACATCAAGTAA